From Alteribacter lacisalsi, a single genomic window includes:
- the gabR gene encoding MocR-like transcriptional regulator GabR yields MIFFTIDKENRREHVYQQIYKKIKAELLEGRLRVNEKLPSKRELAERLQVSVNSVSSAYEQLLAEGYIYTIERSGYYVEALDQFIEQSAESLLMDEDLKETEVDRSGWLSLSHMSSDLSGFPFKEWASCQRAALSTHRKELAEVPGPQGSYRVRETIAKLISRTRGVRCEPEQIVLGSGTQALLQQFVGLQPEGIRAGIENPGYTRVYRMLRQMKIETEAIGLDEKGIDAGEVKKAAPELLFITPSHQFPTGTIMPVSRRIELLNWAARKHGRYIIEDDYDSEFKYGTDNIPALQSLDRNQNVVYMGTFSKTLGPGFRISYMVLPPALLRRYREMYDHWIPGTDAFSLFTLHYFIETGMYERHLKRMNHRYEGKRSRLIEELRKVFGTRIRIRDIPAGLHFLADIQTDVPPSAIQKSAEKEKLELYTLERFRLSEGGREKAGLVSLIIGFAAIEEEDIQEAAVRLERIL; encoded by the coding sequence ATGATTTTTTTCACAATTGATAAAGAAAACCGCAGGGAGCATGTGTACCAGCAGATCTACAAAAAGATCAAAGCCGAACTTCTTGAAGGCCGCCTCCGGGTGAATGAAAAACTGCCGTCCAAGCGCGAACTCGCAGAGCGGCTGCAGGTGAGTGTCAACTCCGTATCTTCTGCTTATGAACAGCTTCTGGCTGAAGGTTACATCTATACGATTGAGCGTTCAGGCTACTACGTGGAGGCGCTTGACCAGTTTATTGAACAATCTGCAGAAAGCCTGCTTATGGATGAAGATTTAAAAGAAACCGAGGTGGACCGGAGCGGCTGGCTGAGCCTCTCGCACATGTCATCTGACCTGAGCGGCTTCCCGTTTAAGGAATGGGCCTCGTGCCAGCGGGCAGCCTTGTCTACTCACCGGAAGGAGCTGGCGGAAGTACCCGGTCCCCAGGGCTCGTACCGGGTTCGGGAAACGATTGCCAAACTCATTTCCCGAACCCGCGGGGTGCGCTGTGAACCGGAGCAGATTGTACTCGGCAGCGGAACCCAGGCGCTCCTCCAGCAGTTTGTAGGCCTTCAGCCGGAAGGCATCCGGGCCGGCATCGAAAACCCGGGATACACCCGCGTGTACCGGATGCTCAGGCAGATGAAGATCGAGACCGAAGCCATCGGCCTTGATGAAAAAGGCATAGATGCGGGCGAGGTAAAAAAAGCCGCACCGGAACTTTTGTTCATCACTCCGTCCCATCAGTTTCCGACCGGAACAATCATGCCCGTCTCCCGTAGGATTGAACTGCTTAACTGGGCGGCACGTAAACACGGGCGCTATATAATAGAAGACGATTACGACAGTGAATTTAAGTATGGCACCGATAACATTCCTGCTCTTCAGAGCCTGGATCGAAATCAGAACGTCGTGTATATGGGGACATTTTCAAAAACACTCGGACCTGGATTTCGCATCAGCTATATGGTCCTGCCGCCGGCACTTCTGCGCCGGTACCGGGAGATGTATGATCACTGGATTCCCGGAACGGACGCTTTCAGTCTGTTTACCCTTCACTACTTCATTGAAACAGGGATGTACGAGCGTCATTTAAAACGGATGAACCATCGTTACGAGGGGAAGCGGAGCAGGCTGATAGAGGAGCTGCGGAAGGTGTTCGGTACGCGCATCCGGATCCGGGATATTCCGGCTGGTCTGCATTTTCTCGCTGACATTCAGACAGACGTGCCTCCTTCCGCCATTCAGAAAAGTGCGGAAAAGGAAAAGCTCGAGCTGTATACGCTCGAGCGGTTCAGGCTCTCTGAAGGCGGTCGGGAAAAAGCGGGACTGGTGAGTCTGATTATTGGTTTTGCGGCGATTGAGGAAGAGGACATTCAGGAGGCTGCGGTGCGGCTGGAGAGGATTTTATGA
- the speB gene encoding agmatinase yields the protein MVKYQPKDSSLSPRFSGVRTFMRLENVRTEEDVDFAVLGVPFDTAASNRVGARYGPQHVRDASVLLRPYNPDQEINIFDYCSGVDYGDIDVVPGNVHRTYDQMTEGLAPLLEKGVVPIILGGDHSISLGNLRAFAKQHGPVAMVHFDSHGDTWDNYYGEKYMHGTPFRRAVEEGLVDTDHSIQIGMRGPLYGPGCIEDARELGYEVITMRESRKLGQEEVIRRIHNRVGTDRPVFVTFDIDFVDPAYAPGTGTPEVAGPTSFEALEYVRSLDSLNIKGFDLVEVLPAYDSGDITAGLAAAVAYEMITLVAMKKRREEEK from the coding sequence ATGGTGAAATATCAGCCGAAAGATTCTTCTTTATCCCCCCGGTTCAGCGGGGTGCGCACGTTTATGCGTCTGGAGAATGTCCGCACGGAGGAGGATGTGGATTTTGCCGTGCTCGGTGTGCCGTTTGATACGGCGGCCTCCAACCGCGTGGGTGCCCGCTACGGCCCTCAGCACGTCCGCGACGCGTCGGTGCTTCTGCGTCCGTACAATCCGGATCAGGAAATCAATATCTTCGACTACTGCTCCGGTGTGGATTACGGCGATATCGACGTGGTGCCGGGCAATGTCCACCGGACGTATGACCAGATGACCGAGGGGCTGGCTCCACTCCTTGAAAAAGGCGTTGTGCCGATCATTCTTGGCGGGGATCATTCCATTTCGTTAGGAAACCTCCGGGCTTTCGCCAAACAGCACGGGCCTGTCGCCATGGTTCACTTTGATTCCCACGGCGATACGTGGGATAACTACTACGGGGAAAAATATATGCACGGGACGCCGTTTCGCCGTGCGGTTGAGGAAGGCCTCGTGGATACTGACCATTCGATTCAGATCGGCATGCGCGGGCCTCTTTACGGGCCGGGCTGCATTGAGGATGCGAGAGAGCTCGGCTACGAAGTGATCACGATGCGGGAGTCGCGAAAGCTCGGTCAGGAAGAAGTGATCCGCCGTATTCACAACCGGGTCGGTACAGACCGTCCGGTATTTGTAACGTTTGATATTGACTTTGTCGATCCGGCCTACGCTCCCGGTACCGGAACTCCTGAAGTAGCCGGCCCGACGAGCTTTGAAGCGCTCGAGTACGTGAGAAGCCTGGACAGCCTTAACATCAAAGGGTTTGACCTGGTTGAAGTACTTCCGGCTTACGATTCCGGAGATATTACCGCCGGTCTTGCCGCAGCGGTCGCCTACGAGATGATTACACTGGTAGCGATGAAAAAGAGACGGGAAGAAGAAAAATAA
- a CDS encoding metal-binding protein ZinT, with protein sequence MKPSQLSITTFAAALLLAGCQGDSTEESNSVQENSPSENTENESAEDQNQDDSEIDEEEDDHDHSHDDESQAIYDGYFEDEQIEDRELSDWEGEWQSVYPYLVDGELDEVMEHKAAESDSMTAEEYTEYYEIGYETDVDYITIEDSTFTFTSDEGEMAGDYAYDGYEILTYEAGNRGVRFIFELEEGDDDMPAYIQFSDHNISPTEAHHFHLYWGDDREALFDEVTNWPTYYHADMDGEDIRHEMIAH encoded by the coding sequence ATGAAACCATCACAACTATCTATCACCACGTTTGCAGCCGCTCTGCTGCTTGCAGGCTGCCAGGGGGACAGCACTGAGGAATCAAACTCCGTGCAGGAAAATTCGCCATCTGAGAATACGGAAAATGAATCGGCTGAGGATCAGAATCAGGATGACAGTGAAATCGATGAGGAGGAAGATGACCACGATCACAGTCATGATGATGAATCTCAGGCGATCTATGACGGCTACTTTGAAGACGAGCAGATTGAAGATCGTGAACTCTCTGACTGGGAAGGAGAATGGCAGTCTGTTTACCCTTACTTAGTAGACGGAGAACTGGATGAGGTCATGGAGCATAAAGCTGCTGAGAGCGATTCTATGACAGCAGAGGAATATACGGAATACTATGAAATCGGATATGAAACGGACGTCGACTACATCACCATTGAAGACAGTACATTTACGTTCACCAGCGACGAAGGGGAAATGGCCGGTGACTACGCTTACGACGGCTATGAGATCCTCACCTACGAGGCCGGCAACCGCGGTGTGCGCTTTATCTTTGAACTGGAAGAAGGCGATGATGATATGCCTGCCTACATTCAGTTCAGCGACCATAACATTTCTCCGACAGAAGCTCACCATTTTCACCTCTACTGGGGCGATGACCGGGAAGCCCTCTTCGACGAAGTAACGAACTGGCCGACCTACTACCATGCTGATATGGACGGGGAAGATATTAGACATGAAATGATCGCTCACTAA
- a CDS encoding ATPase, which produces MELGPFVVILIGVLIITFVLSTRNKNKQKVDKGFKANYYRLSYRRKMIRTLWLLPTLPIIYLMVVYVLEYGMGAAITLTAAAAILWTVQLAYNYLQYKKEEQERNINS; this is translated from the coding sequence ATGGAACTGGGACCATTTGTAGTCATACTAATTGGAGTACTCATCATTACCTTTGTACTTTCAACTAGAAATAAAAACAAACAGAAAGTTGATAAAGGCTTTAAAGCTAATTATTACAGGCTCAGCTACAGGAGGAAAATGATCCGGACACTGTGGCTTTTGCCGACTCTTCCAATCATCTACCTGATGGTAGTTTACGTTTTGGAATATGGCATGGGTGCGGCGATCACCTTGACTGCTGCAGCGGCGATCCTCTGGACCGTACAGCTGGCGTACAATTACCTGCAGTATAAAAAAGAAGAACAGGAGAGAAATATAAATTCATAG
- a CDS encoding DoxX family protein — MIKAVRVFYSVLLFAAGVLHFVHERSFRRIVPKQLPFRRAIVLVSGAFEILFSILLWVKKGQRLTSKLLAIFMIVVFPANIYMAVKKISFIPGKTTNPLILRLRLPLQIPLILGALALGKKKGNE; from the coding sequence GTGATCAAGGCAGTGAGAGTTTTTTACTCCGTACTTCTTTTTGCAGCAGGTGTTTTACACTTTGTCCATGAGCGGAGCTTTCGCAGAATCGTGCCGAAGCAGCTGCCCTTCAGGCGTGCCATCGTTCTTGTTTCCGGGGCATTCGAAATTCTGTTTTCGATCCTGCTCTGGGTTAAAAAAGGCCAGCGCCTGACCTCGAAGCTGTTGGCCATTTTTATGATCGTCGTGTTTCCAGCCAACATTTATATGGCAGTAAAGAAAATTTCCTTCATACCGGGAAAAACAACAAATCCTTTGATTCTGCGGCTCCGTCTGCCTTTGCAGATCCCGCTTATCCTTGGCGCTCTGGCTCTTGGAAAGAAAAAAGGAAACGAATAA
- a CDS encoding NAD-dependent succinate-semialdehyde dehydrogenase, whose translation MTTIAVRNPENGDLIREVPAHTEEEIRQALDRGQEAFASWSKTDAYTRAELLRKWSGLIRENQESLAETVTKENGKPLKEAAGEINYAASYLDWYAEEAVRVYGRTIPSPSTEKRIMVSRQPVGLVAAITPWNFPAAMMTRKAGPALAAGCTFIIKPADETPLTAIRLIELAHEAGIPKDAVQYVLADGPTVGKLFTGSGHVRKVTFTGSTEVGKLLMRDSADTVKHVTMELGGHAPLIVAEDADLDHAVTQTIASKFRNAGQTCICANRVLVHESVADAFTDKLKAAAAKLQVGSGMNEGTDIGPIINRKGYEKIIRQLQDAVDKGAEIVLGSKTGEEGNDGGYFVQPTVLTGVTQDMTIMKEETFGPVVPVTTFRELDEAIAIANDTPYGLAAYFFTNDYRTGMYLHDHLDYGIIGWNDGAPSGAHVPFGGMKESGIGREGGAEGIEPYLETKYLSIGGLK comes from the coding sequence ATGACGACAATTGCCGTTCGAAATCCTGAAAACGGGGATCTCATTCGAGAGGTTCCTGCTCATACAGAGGAAGAAATCAGGCAGGCACTGGACCGGGGTCAGGAGGCCTTTGCCTCCTGGTCCAAAACCGATGCCTATACCCGAGCCGAACTCCTGCGGAAGTGGAGCGGTCTGATACGGGAGAACCAGGAATCGCTTGCCGAAACGGTTACGAAGGAAAACGGCAAGCCCCTGAAGGAAGCAGCAGGGGAAATCAATTACGCGGCAAGCTATCTGGACTGGTATGCAGAGGAAGCGGTCCGTGTTTACGGCCGTACGATTCCGTCTCCGTCCACAGAAAAGCGGATTATGGTGAGCCGCCAGCCGGTTGGACTTGTGGCAGCGATTACGCCTTGGAATTTTCCTGCAGCTATGATGACGCGTAAAGCCGGACCGGCTCTTGCGGCAGGCTGTACGTTTATTATTAAACCTGCAGATGAGACGCCGCTCACAGCGATCCGGCTCATTGAACTGGCCCACGAAGCCGGCATACCGAAAGACGCCGTTCAGTACGTGCTGGCAGACGGTCCGACCGTCGGCAAGCTCTTTACAGGAAGCGGGCACGTGCGCAAAGTTACGTTCACCGGCTCAACAGAAGTAGGGAAGCTTCTGATGCGCGACAGTGCGGACACCGTCAAGCATGTGACGATGGAGCTCGGCGGTCACGCGCCACTGATCGTTGCGGAAGACGCAGACCTCGATCACGCCGTCACCCAGACGATTGCGTCCAAGTTCCGCAATGCCGGACAGACGTGTATCTGCGCCAACCGTGTACTCGTTCATGAAAGCGTAGCTGACGCATTTACGGACAAGCTCAAAGCGGCTGCGGCAAAACTTCAGGTCGGAAGCGGGATGAATGAAGGAACGGATATTGGACCGATCATTAACCGGAAAGGCTATGAAAAAATAATCCGTCAGCTTCAGGACGCGGTGGACAAAGGTGCGGAGATTGTCCTCGGCAGCAAAACCGGGGAAGAAGGCAACGATGGCGGGTATTTCGTTCAGCCGACCGTACTCACCGGTGTGACCCAGGACATGACGATCATGAAAGAAGAGACGTTCGGTCCGGTCGTACCGGTTACCACATTCCGTGAGCTGGATGAAGCCATTGCCATTGCTAACGATACCCCTTACGGATTGGCTGCCTACTTCTTTACGAACGACTACAGAACAGGCATGTATCTTCATGACCATCTCGATTACGGCATTATCGGCTGGAACGACGGCGCCCCGTCCGGCGCCCACGTACCCTTTGGCGGCATGAAGGAAAGCGGCATCGGCCGCGAAGGCGGAGCCGAGGGCATTGAGCCCTACCTGGAAACGAAGTACCTGTCCATTGGCGGGTTGAAATAA
- the gabT gene encoding 4-aminobutyrate--2-oxoglutarate transaminase, whose product MTRTEELIQKRNKYVPRGIANGNLNVAAHAKGATVTDVEGREWIDFGGAIGTLNVGHSHPKVTEAVKQQADKFLHPGFNVIMYEGYIELAEKLCQITPGSFSKQAMMFNSGAEAVENAVKVARRYTNRQGVVTFSRGYHGRTNLTMGMTSKVKPYKFGFGPFAPEIYQAPFPYMYRKPQEMTEDAYVDHVIEEFKDYFITAVAPETVACVVMEPVQGEGGFVVPPKKFVQFVAEFCKEHGIVFVADEIQTGFGRTGKLFAVEHFDVEPDLMTISKSLAAGLPLSTVVGREEILSVPGPGELGGTFAGNPVACAAALTVIDIVEEENLPEKAEKLGQRLEDVLTNLAKKHESIGEVRRLGAMVAAEIVTDSESKTPDKDKTAQIARYANENGLLLLTAGVKGNVVRFLAPLVITDEELEKGIGILEDAFAHHG is encoded by the coding sequence ATGACGAGAACGGAAGAGCTGATCCAGAAACGGAACAAGTACGTACCAAGAGGAATCGCGAATGGCAACCTGAACGTGGCGGCCCATGCGAAAGGCGCTACTGTAACTGACGTGGAAGGCAGGGAATGGATTGATTTCGGCGGTGCGATCGGCACCCTGAACGTCGGACACAGCCATCCGAAAGTAACAGAAGCGGTCAAGCAGCAGGCGGACAAGTTTCTGCATCCGGGCTTTAACGTGATCATGTATGAAGGCTACATTGAGCTTGCCGAGAAGCTGTGTCAGATCACGCCGGGCAGCTTCAGCAAGCAGGCGATGATGTTTAACTCCGGAGCGGAGGCGGTGGAAAATGCGGTTAAAGTAGCCCGCCGCTACACGAACCGCCAGGGTGTAGTCACCTTTTCCCGCGGTTACCACGGCCGGACGAACCTGACGATGGGGATGACAAGCAAAGTAAAGCCGTACAAATTCGGCTTCGGGCCGTTTGCCCCTGAAATTTATCAGGCGCCGTTCCCGTATATGTATAGAAAGCCTCAGGAAATGACGGAAGACGCCTACGTGGACCATGTAATCGAAGAGTTCAAGGACTACTTTATCACCGCAGTGGCCCCGGAAACGGTTGCCTGCGTCGTGATGGAGCCGGTACAGGGAGAAGGCGGCTTTGTGGTGCCGCCGAAAAAGTTCGTCCAGTTTGTGGCGGAATTCTGTAAGGAGCACGGCATCGTCTTTGTAGCGGATGAAATCCAGACCGGATTCGGCCGGACCGGCAAGCTGTTTGCCGTGGAGCATTTCGATGTGGAACCGGATCTGATGACCATTTCCAAGTCCCTGGCAGCAGGCCTTCCCCTCAGCACGGTGGTCGGTCGTGAGGAAATCCTGAGCGTGCCGGGGCCGGGTGAACTGGGCGGCACGTTTGCCGGCAACCCGGTGGCATGTGCCGCGGCGCTTACGGTCATTGATATCGTAGAAGAAGAGAACCTCCCTGAAAAAGCAGAGAAGCTCGGCCAGCGCCTTGAAGATGTGCTCACTAACCTTGCAAAAAAACACGAGTCCATCGGCGAAGTCCGCCGTCTCGGTGCCATGGTGGCAGCTGAAATTGTAACCGACAGTGAAAGCAAGACGCCGGATAAAGACAAGACCGCCCAGATCGCACGGTATGCCAACGAAAATGGCCTGCTGCTGCTGACGGCCGGTGTAAAAGGAAACGTGGTCCGCTTTCTCGCCCCGCTCGTCATTACAGATGAGGAGCTTGAGAAAGGGATCGGGATTCTGGAAGACGCATTCGCCCATCACGGCTAA
- a CDS encoding ATP-binding protein: MKRLAIITVGKTHSGKTTFAKALEKKLDNAFVMDQDHHAAFINTHYKKLEPKQGPNTLKHAISKAIVRYAIDQTDYHIISCNANRSAKGRKYLLEELYGEEKFIRIIVHFDLPDDVLFDRVTHSQRSTNIFRGPYTDFKEVLLGQQAESGIEDVADPEEGEADHLFVIKDSGEAESVIKKIVHLSRNI; encoded by the coding sequence ATGAAACGGTTAGCGATTATCACGGTGGGTAAAACCCATAGTGGAAAAACAACATTTGCAAAAGCATTGGAAAAAAAGCTGGACAATGCCTTTGTCATGGATCAGGATCATCACGCAGCATTTATCAATACCCATTATAAGAAGCTGGAGCCCAAGCAGGGCCCTAATACCCTGAAGCATGCAATCTCAAAGGCGATTGTGCGCTATGCTATAGATCAAACGGATTATCACATTATTTCCTGTAATGCGAACCGCAGTGCAAAAGGCAGGAAGTATCTGCTGGAAGAATTGTATGGAGAAGAAAAGTTTATACGTATAATTGTTCATTTTGATCTTCCGGATGACGTTCTCTTTGACAGAGTTACCCATAGTCAGCGGAGTACCAATATTTTCAGGGGACCCTATACAGATTTTAAGGAAGTCCTCCTGGGACAGCAGGCTGAATCGGGAATAGAAGATGTGGCGGATCCGGAGGAAGGGGAGGCAGACCATTTATTTGTGATCAAAGATAGTGGGGAAGCTGAGTCAGTAATCAAGAAAATCGTTCACCTTTCCAGGAATATTTGA
- a CDS encoding flavodoxin family protein: MLVLYGSSRADGNSEQLAEKLIGNHKAERMYMREKRMADIEDRRHVPAGFEKKDDDYYEVLDRLMAHDTVIFVTPLYWYGMSGVMKRFVDRWSETLRDRKVPFRATMKEKTFYLVVTGGDNPKQKALPLVLQFQHICTFFGTEFGGYVIGEANEPGQIAGDREAMLLAEEMSGRL; this comes from the coding sequence ATGCTAGTTCTTTACGGAAGCTCACGTGCAGATGGAAATTCAGAACAGCTTGCAGAAAAACTGATCGGAAATCACAAGGCGGAACGGATGTACATGCGGGAAAAAAGAATGGCAGACATCGAGGACCGGAGGCACGTTCCCGCCGGTTTTGAAAAGAAAGACGACGATTACTATGAGGTACTTGATCGCCTGATGGCTCATGATACGGTGATCTTTGTGACACCGCTTTACTGGTACGGAATGAGCGGTGTGATGAAACGTTTTGTCGACCGGTGGAGCGAAACGCTTCGTGACAGAAAGGTGCCGTTTAGAGCGACGATGAAAGAGAAAACCTTCTACCTCGTTGTCACCGGCGGAGACAATCCGAAGCAGAAAGCCTTGCCGCTTGTGCTTCAATTCCAGCATATCTGCACTTTTTTCGGGACCGAATTCGGTGGCTATGTGATCGGTGAAGCCAACGAACCAGGACAGATTGCCGGTGACAGGGAAGCGATGCTGCTGGCAGAGGAAATGTCCGGGCGACTGTAA
- a CDS encoding SRPBCC domain-containing protein — translation MTKVKDSVKRDIVVNAPIERVWEALTRAEHLNRWYTKEAEIDFQVGGRGRMNHGWGAASDGIFTEIVPMKRFVLQSADGDFTTITSLEESENGILVSIEYQASFLGEMDPASKENMLFGTTQFLENLKSVYETGADKRASFWQAWIGIVHTTEEHGNGTKVVKVKEGSSASAAGIQPDDTIKTIDGEKVTGHESFERLINQKSPDAPITLTIDRENKEKQVICPVEAYPVSY, via the coding sequence ATGACCAAAGTTAAGGATTCGGTAAAAAGAGACATTGTGGTGAATGCTCCCATAGAGAGAGTGTGGGAGGCCCTGACCAGAGCGGAGCACTTAAACCGCTGGTATACAAAAGAAGCGGAGATCGACTTTCAGGTAGGCGGAAGAGGCAGGATGAATCATGGCTGGGGCGCAGCATCCGACGGGATCTTCACTGAAATTGTGCCGATGAAACGCTTCGTGCTTCAAAGCGCAGACGGGGATTTTACCACAATTACGAGTCTGGAAGAATCGGAAAACGGGATTCTCGTAAGTATAGAGTATCAGGCCTCCTTTCTTGGTGAGATGGACCCGGCGTCAAAAGAAAACATGCTGTTTGGCACAACGCAGTTCCTGGAAAACCTGAAGAGTGTGTATGAAACGGGTGCTGACAAGCGGGCATCGTTCTGGCAGGCCTGGATTGGGATCGTACACACGACTGAGGAGCATGGGAACGGGACGAAGGTGGTAAAAGTAAAGGAAGGTTCGTCTGCTTCCGCTGCCGGAATCCAGCCTGACGATACGATCAAGACAATCGATGGCGAAAAAGTGACAGGGCATGAATCGTTTGAAAGATTAATCAATCAAAAATCCCCAGACGCTCCGATTACCCTGACCATTGACAGGGAAAATAAAGAGAAGCAGGTCATCTGCCCAGTAGAGGCGTATCCCGTATCTTATTAA
- a CDS encoding ArsR/SmtB family transcription factor — MADIYRALGDPTRRKIVTMLKENNRTQKELVETFDISQPAVKKHVNILLEEGIVTQHSNGKYRVYSLNRSTLQDLYTHMLAFIGDLLDDQLTDLKNYVEKGERRDDQS, encoded by the coding sequence ATGGCGGATATATACCGGGCACTGGGTGATCCCACACGCCGGAAAATCGTTACGATGCTTAAAGAAAATAACAGAACCCAGAAGGAACTGGTCGAGACATTTGATATCTCACAGCCGGCCGTCAAAAAGCATGTAAACATCCTGCTGGAGGAAGGGATCGTCACGCAGCATTCCAACGGAAAGTACCGCGTCTATTCACTAAATCGAAGCACGCTCCAGGATTTATACACTCACATGCTGGCATTTATCGGAGACCTGCTCGATGATCAGCTCACAGATCTGAAAAACTATGTGGAAAAAGGAGAGAGGCGAGATGACCAAAGTTAA
- a CDS encoding DNA alkylation repair protein: MNKNKSIEITRSSKAENILHQINSKTKLGDLRKIAKDIKKDHDLAMELWSTEEFLPRLLAILIMDKKLLSQDVLSKLDKDMQTHTFDERNNLMDWLMANQLTKDKKKIALMESWENSPSALQRRAFWYYQGRLRWTGQTPPDNTADLLSAIEANITQEEPEVQWAMNFTAGWIGVYDEKNRARCIKLGEKTGLYKDEIVAKGCTPSYLPEFITIEFNKRHSN, translated from the coding sequence ATGAATAAGAATAAAAGTATAGAAATAACACGCTCTTCAAAAGCAGAAAACATTCTACATCAGATCAATAGTAAAACGAAGCTGGGTGACTTACGGAAAATAGCGAAGGACATTAAAAAAGATCACGATCTGGCCATGGAACTTTGGTCAACCGAAGAGTTTTTGCCAAGACTATTAGCAATCTTAATTATGGACAAAAAACTTCTTTCACAAGATGTGTTAAGTAAGCTTGATAAGGATATGCAGACTCACACTTTTGATGAGCGAAATAACTTAATGGATTGGTTAATGGCTAATCAACTCACCAAAGACAAGAAGAAAATTGCATTGATGGAGTCATGGGAAAATAGTCCTTCTGCTCTTCAACGGCGAGCTTTCTGGTATTATCAAGGGCGATTGAGATGGACTGGGCAAACACCGCCTGATAACACCGCAGACCTGCTTTCTGCAATAGAAGCTAATATTACGCAGGAAGAACCGGAAGTTCAATGGGCTATGAATTTCACCGCAGGCTGGATAGGCGTTTATGATGAAAAAAATCGTGCACGTTGTATTAAACTTGGTGAGAAAACGGGTCTCTACAAAGATGAAATAGTAGCAAAGGGATGTACTCCAAGCTACTTGCCGGAATTCATTACGATTGAATTTAACAAACGGCATAGTAATTAG
- a CDS encoding winged helix-turn-helix transcriptional regulator, giving the protein MKGYHMSIEATLEVIGGKWKCLILCHLETGTKRTSELKNLLPGITQKMLTQQLRDLEEDGLVIRNVYKQVPPKVEYRLSEYGKSISPILDAMCHWGKDHLEQAEKNRGHAKA; this is encoded by the coding sequence ATGAAAGGCTATCATATGTCAATCGAAGCCACACTTGAAGTGATCGGGGGAAAATGGAAGTGTCTGATCCTCTGTCATCTCGAAACGGGGACAAAACGGACGAGTGAACTGAAAAACCTGCTGCCGGGCATCACGCAGAAAATGCTCACCCAGCAGCTCCGGGATCTGGAAGAGGACGGTCTCGTGATCCGGAACGTTTACAAACAAGTGCCTCCGAAAGTGGAGTACAGGCTCAGCGAATACGGGAAAAGTATCAGTCCGATTCTGGATGCGATGTGCCACTGGGGGAAGGATCACCTCGAACAGGCAGAGAAAAACCGCGGTCATGCCAAGGCATAA